From Zalophus californianus isolate mZalCal1 chromosome 16, mZalCal1.pri.v2, whole genome shotgun sequence, one genomic window encodes:
- the NEUROD2 gene encoding neurogenic differentiation factor 2: protein MLTRLFSEPGLLSDVPKFASWGDGDEDEPRSEKGDAPPPPPPPPGPGAPGPARAAKPVPLRADEVPEAALAEVKEEGELGGEEEEEEEEEEGLDEAEGERPKKRGPKKRKMTKARLERSKLRRQKANARERNRMHDLNAALDNLRKVVPCYSKTQKLSKIETLRLAKNYIWALSEILRSGKRPDLVSYVQTLCKGLSQPTTNLVAGCLQLNSRNFLTEQGADGTGRFHGSGGPFAMHPYPYPCSRLAGAQCQAAGGLGGGAAHALRTHGYCAAYETLYAAAGGGGASPDYNSSEYEGPLSPPLCLNGNFSLKQDSSPDHEKSYHYSMHYSALPGSRPTGHGLVFGSSAVRGGVHSENLLSYDMHLHHDRGPMYEELNAFFHN from the coding sequence ATGCTGACCCGCCTGTTCAGCGAGCCCGGTCTCCTCTCGGACGTGCCCAAGTTCGCCAGCTGGGGCGACGGCGACGAGGACGAGCCGAGGAGCGAGAAGGGCgacgcgccgccgccgccgccgccgccgccggggccCGGGGCTCCGGGGCCCGCCCGGGCTGCCAAGCCAGTCCCTCTCCGTGCAGACGAGGTTCCGGAGGCCGCACTGGCCGAGGTCAAGGAGGAAGGCGAGCTGGggggcgaggaggaggaggaagaggaggaggaggaagggctggaCGAGGCAGAGGGCGAGCGGCCCAAGAAGCGCGGGCCCAAGAAGCGCAAGATGACCAAGGCGCGCCTGGAGCGCTCCAAGCTGCGGCGGCAGAAGGCGAACGCGCGGGAGCGCAACCGCATGCACGACCTGAACGCGGCGCTGGACAACCTGCGGAAGGTGGTGCCCTGCTACTCCAAGACACAGAAGCTGTCCAAGATCGAGACGCTGCGCCTAGCCAAGAACTACATCTGGGCGCTCTCGGAGATCCTGCGCTCCGGCAAGCGGCCCGACCTGGTGTCCTACGTGCAGACGCTGTGTAAGGGTCTGTCGCAGCCCACCACCAACCTGGTGGCCGGCTGCCTGCAGCTCAACTCGCGCAACTTCCTCACGGAGCAGGGCGCCGACGGCACGGGCCGCTTCCACGGCTCGGGGGGCCCGTTCGCCATGCACCCCTACCCGTACCCGTGCTCGCGCCTGGCGGGCGCACAGTGCCAGGCGGCGGGCGGCCTGGGCGGCGGTGCGGCGCACGCCCTGCGGACCCACGGCTACTGCGCCGCCTACGAGACACTGTATGcagcggcgggcggcggcggcgcgagCCCGGACTACAACAGCTCCGAGTACGAGGGCCCGCTCAGCCCCCCGCTCTGTCTCAATGGCAACTTCTCGCTCAAGCAGGACTCGTCGCCCGACCACGAGAAGAGCTACCATTATTCTATGCACTACTCGGCGCTGCCCGGCTCGCGGCCCACGGGCCACGGGCTGGTCTTCGGCTCGTCGGCTGTGCGCGGGGGCGTCCACTCGGAGAATCTCTTGTCTTACGATATGCACCTTCACCACGACCGGGGCCCCATGTACGAGGAGCTCAATGCGTTTTTCCATAACTGA